One Magnetococcus sp. PR-3 genomic region harbors:
- a CDS encoding DUF4212 domain-containing protein, giving the protein MSEKTDNTAYWNANISLLWKLLIVWFIVSYGCGILFVEALNNISIGGYPLGFWFAQQGAIYTFVVLIFFYVFKMNALDKEHGVAEE; this is encoded by the coding sequence ATGAGTGAAAAGACGGATAATACAGCGTATTGGAACGCCAATATCAGCTTACTTTGGAAACTGTTGATCGTATGGTTCATCGTTTCCTACGGCTGCGGCATCCTGTTCGTTGAGGCGCTGAATAACATCAGCATTGGCGGGTATCCCCTCGGCTTCTGGTTTGCTCAACAGGGCGCCATCTACACCTTTGTGGTTCTGATTTTCTTCTATGTGTTCAAAATGAATGCGTTGGATAAAGAACACGGCGTGGCTGAAGAGTAA
- a CDS encoding putative nucleotidyltransferase substrate binding domain-containing protein has protein sequence MDIELIQIKDFLTQRHPFDLLPDEVMNDLPGQLEIRYVRRDTAVLTPGNHNNHLHIIRTGAVETRDPENHLLAHLDEGDVFGVGSLMNGGKVQNANVATEDSLIYLMPFDLFRKLCDDHSQFSYYFDPMGAQRLRSAIQVKESNETVTKTPIIIQAIGDAMTRSPITGTPDMTVREAATKMTDIRVSSLLIMNDQDKLIGIVTDRDLRKRVIVAGLDINEPVSAIMTADPSTIESSAAVSEAQLMMMRTNIHHIPVTEDEKLVGMITNTDLVRNQPASAVQLMSIVRKAEDVETLSTASERIPNILVNHINSGVDSHLIGKMITSVTDAIHNRLLELAHQKMGPSPVPYAWMVGGSQARFEQTAHSDQDNALILSDEYDEAEHGEYFEQLSIHMRDALDACGYYLCPGDVMASNPEWRQPVSKWIQYFDKWTEEPEPKALMLASVFFDIRFVGGHEPLFEQVQKHMLSKTKGNNIFLAYMAANALTHAPPLGFFRNFVLQRDKAHKDTFDLKHSGVVPIVDLARVYALDAGVTAVDTIERLEMAMEGGAVSKDGSTDLIDAMRFINTVRLRHQAKRIKGGHKADNYMPPEELTQFDRSHLKDAFSVVKTMQSALGQRFQVGRFG, from the coding sequence ATGGACATTGAATTAATTCAGATTAAGGACTTTCTGACCCAGCGACACCCGTTTGATCTGCTACCCGATGAGGTGATGAATGATCTGCCCGGTCAGTTAGAAATTCGCTATGTACGACGGGATACCGCCGTTCTGACCCCTGGCAACCACAACAACCATCTGCATATCATCCGTACCGGTGCGGTGGAGACACGGGATCCTGAAAACCACCTGTTGGCACACCTGGATGAAGGGGATGTGTTTGGGGTTGGTTCGCTGATGAATGGGGGTAAGGTCCAGAACGCCAATGTGGCCACCGAAGATAGCCTGATCTATCTCATGCCCTTTGACCTGTTCCGTAAGCTTTGTGACGATCACTCCCAGTTCTCTTACTACTTTGACCCCATGGGTGCCCAGCGTCTGCGCAGCGCGATCCAGGTTAAAGAATCCAATGAGACGGTGACCAAAACCCCCATTATCATCCAGGCCATTGGCGATGCCATGACCCGCTCACCCATTACCGGTACGCCAGATATGACCGTGCGTGAAGCGGCCACTAAGATGACCGACATTCGGGTCTCCTCCCTGCTGATTATGAATGACCAGGATAAGTTGATCGGTATTGTGACCGACCGGGATCTGCGTAAGCGGGTGATTGTGGCGGGGCTGGATATCAATGAACCTGTGTCGGCGATTATGACCGCCGACCCTTCAACCATCGAAAGTTCAGCGGCGGTCAGTGAAGCCCAGTTGATGATGATGCGCACCAACATCCACCATATTCCGGTGACAGAGGATGAGAAGCTGGTGGGTATGATCACCAATACCGATCTGGTGCGTAACCAGCCTGCTTCTGCGGTGCAATTAATGAGCATTGTACGTAAAGCGGAAGATGTGGAGACGCTGAGTACCGCTTCAGAGCGGATCCCCAACATTTTGGTCAACCATATCAACAGCGGTGTGGATAGCCACCTGATTGGTAAAATGATCACCTCGGTGACCGATGCCATCCACAACCGGTTGCTGGAGCTGGCCCATCAAAAAATGGGTCCATCACCGGTGCCTTATGCCTGGATGGTGGGGGGCTCGCAAGCCCGTTTTGAGCAGACTGCGCACTCTGACCAGGATAATGCCCTGATCCTTTCGGATGAGTATGACGAAGCCGAACATGGTGAATATTTTGAGCAGTTGTCCATTCATATGCGCGATGCTTTGGATGCCTGCGGTTACTATCTGTGCCCCGGTGATGTCATGGCCTCCAACCCCGAGTGGCGGCAGCCGGTTTCTAAGTGGATTCAGTACTTTGATAAGTGGACCGAAGAGCCCGAGCCGAAGGCATTAATGCTGGCCAGTGTGTTTTTTGATATCCGCTTTGTGGGGGGGCATGAGCCCCTGTTTGAGCAGGTGCAAAAGCACATGCTGAGCAAAACCAAAGGCAACAATATCTTCCTGGCATACATGGCGGCCAATGCGTTAACCCACGCGCCGCCCTTGGGTTTCTTCCGCAACTTTGTGTTGCAACGGGATAAAGCGCATAAAGATACCTTTGATCTAAAACATAGTGGGGTGGTGCCTATTGTGGATCTCGCCCGTGTCTATGCGCTGGATGCCGGTGTTACGGCGGTGGATACCATTGAGCGCTTGGAAATGGCCATGGAGGGTGGGGCGGTTAGTAAAGATGGCTCCACCGATTTGATCGACGCCATGCGCTTTATCAACACCGTGCGTCTACGCCACCAGGCCAAGCGGATTAAAGGTGGCCATAAGGCCGATAACTATATGCCCCCAGAAGAGTTGACACAGTTTGACCGCAGTCATCTTAAAGATGCCTTCTCTGTGGTAAAAACAATGCAATCGGCGCTTGGACAACGTTTTCAGGTAGGACGCTTCGGATAA
- the mutL gene encoding DNA mismatch repair endonuclease MutL: protein MQTSARPRVQQLPETLANQIAAGEVVERPASVIKELVENSIDAGASQIEIKAEQGGKRLMQVVDNGHGMSEEEATLALTRHATSKIHSAEDLFCIGTLGFRGEALPSVGSVAQLELATRIDEEPDGVALTVLGGERQPLKRVAMPVGTRVTVRNLFFNTPARLKFLKADRTEANHITELIQRFAIAYPRVGFKLSINGKETQNYRPVEDESSYVERLGAVLGGEFVPNCMEINSGDEQMRVSGWVGLPTLNRGSGSGMHLFVNGRWVRDKVVTAAVREAYRDLMPRERFPLTALFVEVDPEEVDVNVHPAKAEVRFRHGQSVYGLLRRALTGALQDLGPRAYTPSESPFQSAEQPPVFEAPPAVDPFADEPFAPHAAQPPVELPSAVSQPQSWQTNYPPKVQEGTPPRRADWTPQQQGALELESQSRYASLESPVAPPLAPPDGKSAPDHGPLGQAVAQLHNLYIVSQTEAGMVLVDQHAAHERIVYERMKGAWDRKEKIETQMLLMPEVLQLTAAEAERMAFWQVTLAQLGIGLESFGENAFVIREVPALLARGQIAPLVRDVVEQLEKVGEATALTEARDEVLATMACHGSVRSGRHLTREEMNALLREMERTPNTGQCNHGRPTHVRLSLADLERLFERR, encoded by the coding sequence ATGCAGACCTCAGCCCGTCCCCGTGTTCAGCAGCTTCCTGAAACCCTGGCCAACCAGATTGCCGCTGGTGAGGTGGTCGAGCGTCCAGCCTCGGTCATTAAAGAGCTGGTGGAGAACAGTATCGATGCCGGTGCCAGCCAAATAGAGATCAAGGCCGAGCAGGGCGGTAAGCGCCTTATGCAGGTGGTGGATAACGGTCACGGTATGTCGGAAGAGGAGGCCACCCTGGCCTTAACCCGCCATGCCACCTCTAAAATCCACAGCGCAGAGGATCTCTTTTGCATCGGCACCTTGGGGTTTAGGGGTGAAGCGCTGCCCTCCGTCGGATCAGTCGCCCAATTGGAGCTGGCGACCCGTATTGATGAAGAACCCGATGGGGTGGCCTTAACCGTTTTGGGTGGCGAGCGCCAACCCCTCAAACGGGTAGCCATGCCGGTTGGCACACGGGTTACGGTGCGTAATCTGTTTTTTAACACCCCCGCCCGCCTGAAGTTTTTAAAAGCAGACCGAACGGAAGCCAACCACATTACCGAACTCATCCAACGCTTTGCCATCGCCTATCCCCGTGTGGGGTTTAAGCTCTCTATTAATGGTAAAGAGACCCAAAATTATCGCCCTGTTGAGGATGAATCCAGCTATGTCGAGCGGTTGGGGGCGGTGTTGGGGGGGGAGTTTGTGCCCAACTGTATGGAGATTAATAGTGGGGATGAACAGATGCGGGTCTCCGGTTGGGTGGGGTTGCCAACCCTAAACCGTGGCTCAGGCTCAGGCATGCATCTGTTTGTAAATGGCCGCTGGGTGCGGGATAAAGTGGTAACCGCGGCGGTGCGTGAAGCCTACCGTGACTTAATGCCTCGGGAGCGCTTTCCCCTGACAGCGCTGTTTGTGGAGGTGGATCCTGAAGAGGTGGATGTTAATGTACACCCGGCCAAAGCGGAGGTGCGCTTTCGCCATGGGCAATCGGTTTATGGCCTGCTCCGTCGGGCGCTGACTGGTGCCCTGCAAGATTTGGGACCTCGGGCCTATACCCCCAGTGAAAGCCCTTTTCAAAGTGCAGAGCAGCCCCCCGTTTTTGAGGCCCCCCCCGCGGTGGACCCTTTTGCCGATGAGCCTTTTGCACCGCATGCCGCGCAACCCCCCGTGGAACTGCCCTCTGCGGTCTCTCAGCCCCAATCCTGGCAAACCAATTACCCCCCCAAAGTTCAGGAGGGCACGCCACCACGTCGGGCCGATTGGACGCCTCAACAACAAGGGGCGTTGGAGCTGGAGAGTCAATCCCGCTATGCCTCGTTGGAATCCCCCGTCGCACCACCACTGGCCCCACCTGATGGGAAAAGCGCCCCAGACCATGGTCCCTTGGGGCAAGCGGTGGCCCAGTTGCACAATCTTTATATTGTCTCCCAAACGGAAGCAGGCATGGTGTTGGTGGATCAACACGCCGCCCATGAACGCATTGTTTATGAACGCATGAAAGGTGCCTGGGACCGTAAAGAGAAAATCGAAACACAGATGCTGCTCATGCCAGAGGTGCTGCAACTCACCGCCGCAGAGGCCGAACGCATGGCCTTTTGGCAAGTAACCCTGGCGCAATTGGGGATTGGGTTGGAATCCTTTGGAGAAAATGCCTTCGTCATCCGGGAGGTCCCAGCCCTGCTGGCACGTGGGCAAATCGCCCCCCTGGTGCGGGATGTGGTGGAACAACTGGAAAAAGTGGGGGAGGCCACAGCCCTGACCGAAGCACGGGATGAAGTGCTGGCCACCATGGCTTGCCATGGCTCGGTACGCTCTGGGCGCCATCTCACCCGTGAAGAGATGAATGCCCTGCTGCGTGAAATGGAGCGGACCCCCAATACAGGGCAGTGCAACCATGGACGCCCCACCCATGTTCGTCTCTCCCTCGCAGATCTGGAACGGCTCTTCGAACGGCGTTAA
- a CDS encoding endonuclease III domain-containing protein, whose product MSDTGQASRLMRAQSWPLPAVYDHLLQHYGPQHWWPAQSSFEMMLGAMLVQNTTWVAAHGAVQALHRAGLHSPEALRSAPEAQIQSLIRPAGFFRQKYKRIRALALFMIHYQDCTKLLFEIEGESLRETLLTIYGIGPETADSICCYEAKQPWFIVDSYTQRLFQRLGWIENRWPYNTLQQAVHGQLPADAAVLGEFHALIVRHSKDHCSAKPQCHHCPLTHYCAFATL is encoded by the coding sequence GTGAGCGATACTGGGCAGGCATCCCGTTTGATGCGTGCCCAGAGCTGGCCACTGCCCGCTGTTTACGATCATCTGCTGCAACACTATGGCCCTCAACACTGGTGGCCTGCGCAGAGCAGTTTTGAGATGATGTTGGGGGCGATGTTGGTGCAAAACACCACATGGGTGGCAGCCCATGGTGCCGTGCAGGCGCTACACCGGGCTGGTTTGCATAGTCCCGAGGCCCTGCGCAGCGCACCAGAGGCGCAGATTCAAAGCTTAATCCGCCCAGCCGGTTTTTTTCGGCAAAAGTATAAACGCATCCGGGCGCTGGCTCTCTTTATGATTCACTATCAAGACTGCACCAAGCTGCTGTTTGAGATAGAGGGAGAGAGCCTGCGGGAGACCCTGCTGACCATTTATGGTATTGGCCCAGAAACGGCCGATTCCATATGCTGTTATGAAGCCAAGCAGCCCTGGTTTATTGTAGATAGCTATACCCAACGGTTGTTTCAACGCTTGGGTTGGATCGAGAATCGTTGGCCTTACAACACCCTACAGCAGGCGGTGCATGGGCAGTTACCCGCCGACGCGGCGGTGTTGGGTGAGTTCCATGCCCTAATTGTGCGCCATAGCAAAGATCACTGCAGTGCCAAACCCCAATGTCACCACTGCCCGTTAACCCATTACTGTGCTTTTGCCACTTTGTGA
- a CDS encoding exonuclease domain-containing protein, with protein MLFKRTFMEWQRKRLFEKAKSEPIRDFLSVPIVDAKTDYRDVKFLALDLETTGLDPKKSEILSVGYAPVRNGRLILKDRAHYLIRPENAISHDSAVVHGITDDHAEAHGESLAEVMPRVLNALKGHVLIAHHCPIEINFIRNACQQLYGEVPLIPAVDTLIIEKQILDRRSPTFEPGALRLFTARTRYNLPRYAAHDALMDAIACGELFLAQACYQAGNGNLTMQRLFNR; from the coding sequence ATGCTGTTTAAACGCACCTTTATGGAGTGGCAAAGAAAACGCTTATTTGAAAAAGCAAAAAGTGAACCCATCCGAGATTTTCTCTCAGTACCCATTGTCGATGCCAAAACCGATTACCGGGATGTCAAGTTTTTGGCCTTGGATCTGGAGACCACCGGCCTAGATCCTAAAAAAAGTGAAATTCTTAGTGTGGGCTATGCCCCCGTGCGTAATGGCCGTTTGATCCTTAAAGATCGCGCCCACTATCTGATCCGTCCTGAAAATGCCATCTCTCATGACTCTGCTGTGGTACATGGTATTACCGATGACCATGCCGAAGCCCACGGGGAGTCCCTGGCTGAGGTGATGCCCCGTGTCTTAAATGCCCTAAAAGGGCATGTTCTTATTGCCCACCACTGCCCCATTGAGATCAACTTTATCCGCAATGCCTGCCAGCAGTTGTATGGTGAAGTCCCCCTTATTCCTGCGGTGGATACGCTGATCATTGAAAAGCAGATTCTGGACCGTCGTAGCCCAACCTTTGAGCCCGGCGCGTTACGTCTGTTTACGGCCCGTACCCGCTATAATCTGCCCCGCTATGCCGCCCATGATGCGCTGATGGATGCCATCGCCTGTGGTGAGCTGTTTTTAGCCCAGGCCTGTTATCAGGCCGGTAACGGTAACTTAACCATGCAGCGTCTGTTTAATCGCTGA
- a CDS encoding adenylate/guanylate cyclase domain-containing protein, whose protein sequence is MQKTTRKVPFHLNILSVLSILLLGATGSIIWFNYDRSHVVTIESAWNLMEEKSKTIFERMDGVYSPIMALTDVAAANPVLAADVVLDQDHPAQAYLLATLRASSDIYAVLVGFENGDFYEAANFKLHSKLIDKLGAPAQTHFGIKRIAENGQGQRMAQWFFLDEMGQPLGQNKPEPARYDPRQRPWYKNAMAAKQTVKSNLYIYAFLQQPGVTFSRQFSNAGKRGVVGMDVTLSSISDFLRRQQISQEGEVFSVNAKGALTAHPDASKAMVMGKSDDGKPKLVPARLQDLNDPLVRWIDSLLKNKTRGGRSFNQAHTFIVEIEGEKHLGTLSPVPGDFGQQEYLALTAPLRQFIGPIQSVLEQSLIISALIVVLMFPLSYWIAVRIARSIKALTRETEKISRFELEDPVDVVSNIEEIDALADAIGSMKSTLGTFGRYAPKALVRQLMQSDSEVALGGQRQPLTLMFTDVASFTDMAEGMPPEQLMKKVSDYFEELGGAVLEHEGTIDKFIGDALMAFWNAPNDVADHTFKGCLSALESQYRMGVLNARWKADGQSIMFTRFGLHTDDMVVGNVGSSDRMDYTVMGAAVNLTARLEGLNKYYGTAILISESVRVACGDRFLVRSVDQVMAKGTSIPVKVYELLGLLNEGPDHLKVTADQVARCARWEVAKQSYLNQRWDEASTGFAALLNEDPADALAEIYVKRCETYRAEPPPVDWDGVCRFSTK, encoded by the coding sequence ATGCAGAAAACAACACGTAAGGTTCCGTTTCATCTGAATATTTTGAGCGTTTTGTCGATCCTTTTGTTGGGGGCAACGGGTTCAATTATCTGGTTTAACTACGACCGCAGCCATGTGGTGACCATTGAGTCCGCCTGGAACTTGATGGAAGAGAAGAGTAAAACCATTTTTGAGCGTATGGATGGTGTCTACTCCCCCATTATGGCGTTGACCGATGTGGCGGCGGCCAACCCTGTGCTGGCTGCAGATGTCGTGCTAGATCAAGACCATCCTGCCCAGGCGTATCTCTTAGCCACCCTTAGAGCCAGTTCGGATATCTATGCCGTACTGGTTGGGTTTGAGAATGGGGATTTTTACGAGGCCGCCAATTTTAAGCTGCATAGTAAGCTGATTGATAAACTTGGGGCACCGGCCCAGACCCATTTTGGTATTAAGCGTATTGCTGAAAATGGGCAAGGGCAGCGTATGGCCCAGTGGTTTTTTTTGGATGAAATGGGCCAGCCTTTAGGCCAGAACAAGCCCGAGCCTGCCCGCTATGACCCCCGCCAAAGACCGTGGTATAAAAATGCCATGGCCGCCAAGCAGACGGTTAAATCCAACCTCTATATCTACGCTTTTTTGCAGCAGCCTGGTGTGACCTTCTCCCGTCAGTTTAGTAATGCTGGTAAGCGGGGGGTGGTGGGGATGGATGTAACCCTCTCCTCTATTTCCGACTTTCTACGCCGTCAGCAGATCTCCCAAGAAGGGGAGGTGTTTAGTGTAAACGCCAAGGGAGCGTTGACCGCCCATCCCGATGCCTCAAAAGCCATGGTGATGGGGAAGTCGGATGACGGAAAACCCAAATTGGTACCAGCCCGTTTGCAGGATTTGAATGACCCCTTGGTCCGTTGGATCGACAGCCTGCTTAAAAACAAGACCCGTGGTGGCCGCAGCTTTAACCAGGCCCACACCTTTATTGTAGAGATTGAGGGCGAAAAACATTTGGGCACTTTATCGCCAGTGCCGGGTGATTTTGGCCAGCAGGAGTATTTGGCCCTGACGGCCCCTTTGCGGCAGTTTATTGGGCCGATCCAGAGTGTTCTGGAGCAGAGTTTGATCATCTCTGCGTTGATCGTGGTGCTCATGTTCCCGCTGAGTTACTGGATTGCGGTGCGCATTGCCCGTTCCATTAAGGCATTAACCCGTGAGACAGAGAAGATCAGCCGCTTTGAGTTGGAAGATCCGGTGGATGTGGTCTCCAATATTGAAGAGATTGATGCCCTGGCCGATGCCATTGGCTCTATGAAATCTACCTTGGGCACGTTTGGCCGCTATGCACCCAAAGCGTTGGTGCGTCAGTTGATGCAGTCGGACTCAGAGGTGGCGTTGGGTGGCCAGCGTCAGCCGCTGACCTTGATGTTTACGGATGTCGCCAGCTTTACCGATATGGCTGAGGGCATGCCCCCCGAGCAGTTAATGAAGAAGGTCTCGGACTACTTTGAAGAGCTGGGTGGGGCTGTGTTGGAGCATGAAGGTACCATTGATAAGTTTATTGGTGATGCCCTTATGGCCTTTTGGAATGCCCCAAATGATGTGGCTGACCACACGTTTAAAGGGTGCCTCTCCGCCCTGGAGAGTCAGTACCGTATGGGGGTGTTGAATGCGCGCTGGAAGGCGGATGGACAGAGCATTATGTTCACCCGTTTTGGTCTGCATACCGACGATATGGTGGTGGGTAATGTGGGCTCTTCTGACCGCATGGACTATACGGTGATGGGGGCGGCGGTTAACCTGACCGCACGCCTTGAGGGGCTGAATAAATATTATGGTACCGCCATTTTGATTAGTGAGTCGGTACGTGTGGCGTGTGGGGATCGTTTCTTGGTGCGCTCGGTGGATCAGGTGATGGCCAAGGGGACCTCCATACCGGTTAAAGTGTATGAACTGCTGGGGTTGCTCAACGAAGGTCCAGACCACCTTAAAGTGACGGCAGATCAGGTCGCCCGCTGCGCACGTTGGGAAGTGGCCAAGCAGAGCTACCTTAATCAACGTTGGGATGAGGCAAGCACGGGCTTTGCGGCCCTTCTTAACGAAGATCCTGCGGATGCCTTGGCCGAGATTTATGTCAAACGTTGTGAGACCTACCGGGCGGAACCACCACCGGTTGATTGGGATGGGGTGTGTCGCTTTAGTACCAAATAG
- a CDS encoding sodium:solute symporter family protein — protein sequence MELQYLIYLFVGLSFVLYIGIAIWSKASTTGEFYVAGGGVHPIANGMATAADWMSAASFISMAGLIAFMGYEGGMYLMGWTGGYVLLALLLAPYLRKFGKFTVPEFIGDRYYSTTARVVAVICLIFISFTYVAGQMRGVGIVFSRILEVDILVGLGIGMSIVFLYAVLGGMKGVTYTQVAQYVVLIFAYTVPAIFIALQFTGNPLPQIALGSEMADGSGYLLQTLDKVLVDIGIKEYTEPFNNKSMIDVFAITIALMVGTAGLPHVIVRFFTVPKVRDARMSAGWALVFIALLYTTAPAVGALSIMNLVNTVNGKDGSGTEYTQMPSWFKTWEKSGLIAWYDHNGDGKLQYAGGKALVGKPKFDGESRGSHGERKVVNPNPKAAPVGNAKYANELYVDRDIMVLANPEIAQLPNWVIALVAAGGIAAALSTAAGLLLVISAGISHDLLKGTFAPGISEKQELLAGRIAAAVAVCVAGYLGANPPAFVAQVVAFAFGLAASSLFPVIIMGIFSTRMNREGAIAGMLVGLTFTMGYILYFKGIFITPMAPNTPDNWLLGISPEGIGSIGMLLNFGTAFVVSRITKAPPAEIQHMVEDIRIPKGAGGATH from the coding sequence ATGGAACTGCAATATCTTATCTATCTGTTTGTTGGCCTGTCGTTTGTGCTTTATATCGGCATTGCGATCTGGTCCAAAGCAAGCACCACTGGTGAGTTCTACGTAGCAGGCGGTGGTGTACACCCTATCGCCAACGGTATGGCTACTGCGGCTGACTGGATGAGTGCCGCCTCCTTCATCTCCATGGCGGGTCTGATCGCCTTTATGGGTTATGAAGGTGGTATGTACTTGATGGGTTGGACCGGTGGTTATGTGCTTCTGGCACTGCTGCTGGCACCTTACCTGCGTAAGTTCGGCAAGTTTACGGTACCCGAGTTCATCGGTGACCGTTACTACTCAACCACCGCTCGTGTGGTTGCTGTAATCTGCTTGATCTTCATCTCCTTCACCTACGTGGCTGGTCAGATGCGTGGTGTTGGAATCGTGTTCTCCCGCATCCTGGAAGTTGACATTCTTGTCGGCCTGGGCATCGGTATGAGCATCGTGTTCTTGTATGCTGTGCTCGGTGGTATGAAGGGTGTAACCTACACCCAGGTTGCTCAGTACGTTGTGCTGATCTTCGCTTACACCGTGCCTGCTATCTTCATTGCTCTGCAGTTCACCGGCAATCCTCTTCCCCAGATCGCTTTGGGTTCTGAGATGGCCGACGGCTCCGGCTACCTGCTGCAGACACTGGACAAAGTGTTGGTGGATATCGGTATTAAAGAATATACCGAGCCCTTCAACAACAAGAGCATGATCGACGTGTTCGCCATTACCATCGCTCTGATGGTTGGTACCGCTGGTCTGCCCCACGTGATCGTACGTTTCTTCACCGTGCCTAAGGTACGTGACGCTCGTATGTCTGCTGGTTGGGCCTTGGTGTTCATCGCGCTGCTCTACACCACAGCTCCTGCTGTTGGCGCTCTGTCCATCATGAACTTGGTCAATACCGTCAACGGTAAAGACGGTTCTGGTACCGAGTACACCCAAATGCCGAGTTGGTTTAAGACCTGGGAAAAATCTGGTCTGATCGCTTGGTATGACCACAATGGCGACGGCAAATTGCAGTACGCTGGTGGTAAAGCTCTGGTTGGTAAGCCTAAGTTTGATGGCGAATCCCGTGGTAGCCATGGTGAGCGTAAGGTCGTCAATCCCAATCCTAAGGCTGCACCTGTTGGCAACGCTAAGTACGCCAACGAGCTGTACGTTGACCGCGACATCATGGTGTTGGCCAACCCCGAAATCGCACAGCTGCCTAACTGGGTAATCGCCCTGGTGGCTGCTGGTGGTATCGCGGCTGCGCTCTCCACCGCTGCGGGTCTGCTGCTGGTGATCTCCGCCGGTATCTCGCATGACTTGCTAAAAGGTACGTTTGCTCCGGGTATCTCGGAGAAACAAGAGTTGTTGGCTGGACGTATCGCTGCAGCTGTAGCGGTGTGTGTGGCGGGTTATCTTGGTGCAAACCCGCCGGCCTTCGTGGCGCAGGTGGTGGCCTTCGCCTTTGGTCTGGCTGCCTCCTCACTCTTCCCGGTCATCATCATGGGTATCTTCTCTACCCGTATGAACCGTGAAGGTGCCATCGCCGGTATGTTGGTTGGTTTGACCTTCACCATGGGTTATATCCTGTACTTCAAGGGTATCTTCATCACACCTATGGCACCGAACACCCCCGATAACTGGCTGCTGGGTATCTCCCCAGAGGGCATCGGTTCCATCGGTATGCTGTTGAACTTCGGAACAGCCTTTGTGGTCTCTCGGATCACTAAGGCACCTCCCGCAGAGATTCAGCACATGGTAGAAGACATCCGCATCCCCAAAGGTGCTGGTGGCGCTACCCACTAA